Genomic window (Rhodothermales bacterium):
CCGGTCCACCGTACGCGTGGACACGTCCAGCAGAGCCGCGGTTTCTTCGATGGACATGCCCCCGAAATAGCGGCATTCCACGATCTGGGACAGGCGCGGGTTCATCTCCTCCAGCCGTTTCATCGCATCGTCCAGATCGAGGATGTCGATGGGTGTTTCGGACCCACTGATGATGGATGCGTTCAATTCCGTGTGTTCCACATCTCCGCCGCGTTTCTTGGCCTTGACCCGGCGCGCGTAGTCCACCAGGATCTGACGCATGGCTTTGGCAGTCACCGAGAAGAAGTGGACCCGGTCGTTCCACGTGGCATCGGACCGGTCGAACATCTTCAGATACGCCTCGTGGACCAACCCCGTTGTGTTGATGGTCTTGCCCGGGCTGCGGAAATGCAATTCCCGGCGCGCCATGCCGCGCAACTCGTCATAAACGAGCTCGAACAGCTTGTCGGCTGCCTCCTTGTTACCGTTCTGGTGCTCAACGAGGAGCTGAGTCACCAAACCATCGTACTGCATGGGGGGAATGGTCAGGGTTTATATGAGGGTACGCAACACGGGGCAGAAACGGAAGCCCTGAGGGTGAAGCCGCATTTCACACGGAAATACAATAACGGAAGTGGAATGTTGGGCCACATGCCAAACCATTGTATTTACTGTGCGTTGACCTGTGCATAACTCGGTTTGCAAAACGGCTGTCTACGAACGTAATTGCTGTTTGCCCACTGTCGCTTGAGAAATACCCAGCATCCATGTACCTGAGCAAACTGGAGCTCCACGGCTTCAAGAGTTTCGCCGAACGAACCGTCGTCGACTTCGCCCCCGGGGTAACCTGTGTGGTCGGCCCGAACGGGTGCGGCAAATCAAACGTCGTGGACGCCGTCCGCTGGGTCATCGGCGAACAGCGCGCACGCATCCTGCGCAGCGACAAAATGGATAACGTCATCTTCAATGGTACGTCCAAAAGACGCAGTTTGGGGATGGCCGAGGTCATGCTGACCATCGAAAACACGCGTGGCATCCTCCCTATCGAGTATTCCGAGGTAACCATCGGGCGTCGGCTGTTCCGGTCGGGCGAGTCGGAATATCTGCTGAACGGGGTGCAGTGTCGACTGAAGGACATCACCGACCTGTTCATGGATACGGGAATGGGCGCAGGCGCCTATTCGGTCATTGAGCTGAAGATGATCGAGGAACTGCTGTCGGACAATACCCAGGACCGGAGGCACCTGTTCGAGGAGGCCGCCGGCATCACGAAATACAAGGTGCGCCGGGGGCAGACCCTGCGCAAACTCAAGAGCACGCAGGTGGATCTGGACCGGGTCCGGGACCTGACCGACGAGCTCGACAAGCGGGTGGCCTCGCTGGAACGCCAGGCCCGCAAGGCCACGAAGCACAAGGAGTACGAATCGCGGCTCCATTTCCTGGAGTTGTCGCTGGCCGGACTGGAATACGACGAATTGACGGGGCAGCAGACCACGTTGTCCGCTGAGCGCACGTCATTTGCCGAGCAGGCCGCCGGGTTGTCGGCGAAGGTGTCGGCCGAAGAGGCCACGCACGAAGCACTGCGGGCGGATCACGTTACGCGCGAGAAGGCGGTCTCTGAAGCCCAGACGCTGCTCAGCGACCATACGGACAAGCTGCGCGCCGCCGAATCGGACCTGCGCATAAGCACCGAGCGCCTGTCCACCATCAGCCGGGACATGACCCGTCTGGCCGAGGAGGAAACGACCGATGCCGCGCAGCGCGACATGCTGCTGCGCCTGAAAACCCGCGCGGAACAGGATATTTCCGATGCGCAGCCCGCCGCCGACGTCGCTGAGAAATCGCTGACCGATGCGCGGCGCATCCGTGACGAGGCGCAGAACACGCAGCAGCGGCACCAGGTGAAGCTGCACAATCTACGATTGGAAGAGCGCACCGTGACCACGCGGCGTGTGGAGCAGCAACGGCAGTTGGACCGGTTGTCGTCCCGTCTGGAGGTCATAACGGCCGAAATGGACGAGCGCCGCACGGCCCTCGAAGGGCTGGGTGCCGGCGACGGTGACCTGGAAACGCGGCTCGGCGAAGTCCGCAGCCGGGTCGATGCCGCCGTTACCGCCCGCAAATCAGCTGAAAAAGCACTGAACGAGGCGCTCTCGTCGCGTTCCGAGCGGAACGATGCATTGGAAGGGGCGCGCGAGGCGCTCCGTGGCGCCGAGCGCGCACTCGACGCCGCGGGTGCCGAAGTCGCCCTGCTCGAGGGGCTGCTGGGCAGCTTCGAGGATTTCGGCGAGTCGGTCCAGTTCCTGGCCGAGGAATCCTCATGGACGTCCCGCGAAATGCTGACGGTCGCCGATGTGGTGTCGTGCGACGACGCGGTTCGGCCCGCCGTCGATGCCGCACTCGGCGCCTGGGCCGGCTGCATCGTGGTGGAAACCGACGCCGAAGCCCGCGCCGCCGTTCGCGCCCTGCGCAGCAGCGAAAAAGGCCGCGTCACATTTCTGGTATTGGAGCGGTTGGCTCGGGTTGAGCCTTCGGCCACCCAGGCCGCCTCCAACGTGGGCTCTGCCGTTTCGTCCGGTTCGGAAGCAAGCGTTTCACCCCTCCGCGCGCACGTACGCACTACCTCGGACCGCTGGGCGCCCCTGCTGGACCTGCTCTTCCACGATGCCTGGCTGGTGGAGGGCGATCTGGACAGCGTGACCGCTGACGGCTCTGGCCGCTTCTTCACCGCATCCGGCGAGTGGGCCGATGCGCGCGGTGCCTGGCATGCCGGTGGCCCGGCCGGGGGCAGCTCGGCCGCCGCGTCCCGGCTTGGTCGTCGGGAGCAGCTGGAGGTGGCGCGCCGCACGCGGGACGCGTGCGCGGAGCGCGCCGAAGAGGCTCGCGGCGCCGTGGATACCGCCCGTACTGCGCTCGAAGCGCTGGACATCGACGCGCTCCGCCGCTCGTTGGACGAGCGGCGCGCCACCCAGGTGGAGGCCGAGAAGGAACTCGCCCGCCTGGATTACGAGCAGGAAACCGTTGTGCGCCGCCGCCAGGAAATCCAGACCCGACTGGCCACGCTCGAAGACCAGCGCACGGCGACCGAATCCGAATTGCAATCGGTGACTGCCGACCTGAAGAAACTGACCGTGCAGGTTGCGGAGCTGCAGCAGAAGCGGGGCGACGCGGAAGCGGCCTTCCAGGACATCGAAGAGGCCAGCCGCGAGGCGTTCGGGCTCTTCAATGAGGCCAACATCACGGCCGTGCAGACCCGCAACCGCCTGGACAACCTGCGACGGGATCTCGCACGGACCACGAACGACCTGGAGAACCTGGACAAGCGGGCCACGGACCGGCAGTCCACGCTAGCGACGCTCACGGACCAGAAGGCCACGACGGAAAAGCGCTGTGCCACCCTCTCCGAACAGATCCGGGACCTCCAGGAGGCCCGCGGTGCGTTGGATGAAGCCGTGTCACAGGCCCGGAATCGGCTCATGGATACCCGTGTCGAGATCTCCGACCTGGAAGTCCGTCTGCGCGATCTGCGCCGGGAAAAAGAGACGGCTGTCAAGGAAGAATCCCGCCGGGAAGTCCGTCTCGCGGAAATCGCCACCCGTCTGGAGGACCTCATCCGGTCGGTGTCCGAGGACTTCGAAGTCGACCTGACAGCGTACGAAGTGGACGTGGACGAGGATTTCAATCGCGCGGAAGCCAAACGCGAGGTCCACGACCTGCGCAACCGCATCCGCCAGATGGGCCCCGTGAATGCGCTCGCCCTGGAGTCGTTCGAGGAAGAGAAGGAACGCCTGACCTTTCTCCGCGAGCAGTTGGACGACCTGGAGAAGGCCGAGTCCACGCTCATGACCACCATCACGGAAATCAATACGACTGCCAGCCGCCGTTTCAACGAAACGTTCGGGGCCATCCAGGAGAATTTCCGCCGGTTGTTCGCCGACCTGTTCGGGGAGGGCGCCGCGGCCGATGTCGTGCTGCAGGACGAGTCCGACCCCTTGGAGTCGGAAATCGAGATCTTCGCCAAGCCCCGAGGCAAGAAGCCGAGTGTCCTGGCCCAGTTGTCCGGTGGCGAGAAAACGCTGACCGCCATCGCGCTGCTGTTCTCCATCTACCTCGTCAAACCCAGCCCGTTCTGCATCCTGGACGAGGTCGATGCGCCCCTCGACGACGCCAACGTGGACCGCTTCATGCAGCTCATCCGCACGTTCTCAGACTCGACGCAGTTCGTGCTCGTGACGCACAACAAGCGCACCATGGAAGCCGCCGACCGCATGTACGGCATTACCATGCAGGAGCAGGGCGTCTCCAAGCTCGTCGGTGTCAAGTTCGAGGATGGCCTGCAGTTGGTAGCGTAATCAATCCGGTCCCACCGAACGCTGGATGAGTTCCAGGATGCGGCGGTATTCGTCGGTCCAGGAGGAGGGCTCGGTGAAGCCGTGGCCTTCCACCGGGTAGGATGCCAGCTCCCAATCGATCTTGCCGAGTTCTATCAGACGCTGGGCCAGCCGGATGATGTCCTGGTACTGGACGTTGGTGTCGATGACGCCATGCGCCATGAGCAGCGGGTCCTCGAGTCCGTCGGCGAAATAGATGGGCGATGACTGCACGTACGCCAGGGAATCGGTGACCGGCGTGTTCAGGATGTTGGAGGTGTATCCGTGGTTGTAGTGGGCCCAGTCGGTGACGCTGCGCAGTGCCGCCCCGCCCCCGAAATGCTCCGGCTCGGTGAACAGCGCCATCAGCGTGATGAATCCGCCGTACGATCCGCCGTAGATGAACACCCGTTCAGGATCGATGCCGTGCTCCCGGCCCACGTACTCCGACGCATCCACATAATCCTGCAGATCGCGTCCGCCCATCCAGCGGTAGATGGCCGTCCGCCAATCCCGCCCGTACCCGGACGATGCCCGATAGTCCACGTTCAAGACGGTGTATCCCATGTCCGCCAACATGTTATGAAACATGTACTCGCGCTGATAGGAGCTCCACCACCGGTGCACGTTCTGCAGATAGCCGGCCCCGTGGACGAACAGGACCGCCGCGCCATTGGGCCGCTCCGGCACGAATATCTGGGCGGGGACTTCGGCGCCGTCGGACGCCGGGATATGCACGATTTCGCCCGTGCGCCAGGGATAGGCGCGCCACTCGGCCGTGGTCGACGTGGTCACACGCTCCGCCTGGCGACCGAACGCCTTCACGTACAGGTCCGGCGGCTGCGTGGTAAAGGAATACAGGATCGCCGCACGATCCCCGTCCGGGTGCAGCGTCGCATCGTGATTGCCGACGGTTTCCGTCAAACGTGTCCGCGTTCCACCCTCGACAGGCATCCGAAACAAGTGGCGCTCAAAAGGTGAACCCTCGCTGGACGTAAAAAACCAGGTTCGGCCATCCTTCGACAATTGCGGACTGAAGACCTCAAACGGGCCGTCTGTGAGCTGCCGGACCGCTCCCGTGACCACGTCCAAGGTGTACAGGTGGGAGTAGCCGGTCCGCTCGCTCTGGAAGTGGATGGTGCGACCGTCCGGCATCCACCCGATGCCGCCACTCCAGGAGCGAACCCCCGGCCCGCCAATCCAGGCCTCATCCTGCTGCCGGTCCAACACGGTCAGGTCGCCCGTGGACGGATCCAGACGTGCAATCCAGCGGTCCTTGTTGTCCTCGGCGAAGATGTCCAGCACGGCCCAGGCGCCATCCGGGCTCCAGTAAGGGCCCGACGCGCTTACAACCCGCGCATCCGAACTGTCCACGGCCACGCCCTCTTCGATCCGATGCAGCGGCACCACATCGTACATGCCAGGCAACTGCGAAAAGTCCACCTCGACCACGTCGCCCGTCGTCAGATCCTGAACAAACAACGGCCGACCCGTCTCCTCAATACCCACCTTCGACCGGGCGTTCAGGTCCTCGGCGTATCCGGATTCCGTGACGTAATTCTGGACGAGCGTGCGCTTGTCTTCGGCGCGTTTCCCGATCTGGAACGAGGCGTACCGCTCCGCCGGATCCACCTGCAATCCGACCACGAATCCATCCCCGTAGTAGTGGACGGGGGGCCAGGCGGCTTCGTCCTGCGTCCGGTCGCGATCCCGCTGCGCATCGCGGGCTTCCCGTTCCTGGATCTGTTCGCGCACTACATCGAACAAGTCTATCTGTTGCTGCCGGAGCCATGCATCCTGTGCATCATCCGTATTCCGGTCCGACGGGGCCTTGCCCGAGCGCAGGTTCGTGAGCTGGACAACCCGGCCCGTCGCGCGGTCCAACCGGTATACCTGCCCGCCGCGCTGGAACACAATCCCGGTGCCGTCCGGCGTGAACCGCGCCCCGGACTCCACATCGACCGTTGTCGTCAACCGATCGAGCGCGCCTGTCTGACGGTCCAACACAAACAGATCCCCATCGTCCTGGAAAACCTTGTATCGGAAATCCTCCGTGTAGGTGCCGGAGCCATGTGCCCAACCGGAAAACAACGGCTGTACGTCCCGTCGCTCCGCCGCAGGCACCTGCTCGGGTTCACCCCCGGCGGCCGGTACGCGGAACAGGGAGTCGGCCGGAAAGGCCCCTTGCGGGTTCCACCAGAAATGGATCCACTCGCCGTCTTCCGTCCACGAGACCGAGCGCGGACTGGAGCCCACCCACGTGGTCTGCTCCTGCATGATCTTTGCGACCGTGAGTTCGGACTGTTGGGCCGTGGTACGAAGTGCGGCCTGCTGGCCGGCGGCCGGGAACGTCAGAAGAACGAGAGCGACAAACGCGACAAGACGAACAAGCATGAGCATTCGAGCGAAAGTGAGCAGAACAAGGCAGAGTAGAGCGGAACCAAGCGAGCGCGGACGGAGCGCCACCCAAAATACATTCCCCTACTCGTAATCGTGCTCGAAGTACTCGATCCCGCGGCTGGGGCCAGAGGTCTTGCTGCCTTTCTCGCGGATTTTCGTAGCCAGGCGTTCGGCGAAGACCTTGGCCGGATCGTATCCGTAATGGCGCAGGATGTGGTTCATGGCAATCACTTCGCACAGGACGGTCACGTTCTTTCCGGGCGTCACCGGGAGTTTGACCAGGGGGAGTTCCACTCCCATGACCGGGTAGCCTTCATCGACCATGCCCAAGCGCGTGTATTCCTCTTCGGAATCCCAGGGGTGAAGGTTCACCACGACCTCCACCCGCTTCTGGTACCGGATGGCCCGGACACCGAACATGGCGCGCACGTCGACCAGGCCCAACCCGCGAATTTCCATGAAGTGCTGGACGAGATCGGTGCCTGAACCCATGAGCACTTCTTCTTCCTTGCGCGTGATCATGACCACATCGTCCGCCACCAGCCGATGCCCGCGCTCTACCAGGTCGAGGGCGACTTCGCTTTTGCCGATGCCCGGTGGCCCGACAATCAGCAGCCCGATGCCGTAGACATCAATGAGAGAGCCATGCACGGCTTGCTGAAGGGCAAATTGATCGGCCAGGAAGTCCCGCAGCAGGTACATGAACTGCGTTGACGGCACCGGCGTGGAGAAGACGGGAACGCCCGCGCTCGTAGCCATGTCCAGCAGGTCCTTCTCGAGCTCATTGTCCTCGGTCAGGATGAGGCAGGGGATGGCAAACTTCAGGATGTTGTTGAAGGCCTCCCGACGACGTTCCGGCTCCAAGTGCTGGAGAAAACGGTTCTCGGTATTGCCCAGGATCTGCACACGCTTGTGCGTGAACAGGTCCAGATAGCCGGCCAGAGCCAGACCGGGCCGATGGAGGCTGGCATCGGTTATCAGGCGTTCCCCATCGACCACGTGGTTCAGGGGCCGGATGTTCACGCGCACGGCCTTGCGCAACTGCTCGATGGCAAATGCGACGGTAATGGAATCCTTCTTGAAGGTCTTGGGCGCGCGCTGTGACATCAGGGTACCTCTACCGAGTCCAGGAACCGCTGTACGATTTCCTCGCTCGTGATTTCTTCGGCCTCCGCCTCGTAGGTCACCGCTACACGATGCCGCATGACGTCCATGGCGACCGACCGGATGTCTTCCGGTGTAACGTACGCCCGGTGCTGCAGGAAGGCGTGGGCCCGTCCGGCCAGGTTCAGGTTGATGGTGGCGCGGGGCGAGGCGCCGTACTCGATCAAGGGCTTGAGGGTGCCGAGCCCCACCTTCTCCGGTTCGCGCGTGGCCACCACCAGATCCACGATGTACTGTTCGACGCGCTCGTCCATGTAGAGATCGTTGAGCACCGAACGTGCCGACAGGATCCGCGCAGGGGAAACCACCGGCTTGACGGCCACCTTGTCCCCCGTCCGGGCCATGCGGCGCATGATTTCGAGCTCTTCCTCACGCGTGGGGTAACCCACCTTGATCTTCATCATGAACCGGTCCACCTGCGCCTCCGGCAGCGGGTAGGTCCCCTCCTGCTCGATGGGGTTCTGCGTGGCCAGCACCAGGAACGGCGCTTCCAACGGGAACGTCTTGTCGCCAATGGTCACCTGCCGCTCCTGCATGGCCTCGAGCAGGGCGCTCTGGACCTTGGCCGGCGACCGGTTGATTTCGTCCGCCAGGATGATGTTCGCGAAGATCGGTCCCTTCTTGATGGTGAAGATGCCTTCTTTCGGATTGAAGATGAGCGTCCCGAGCACATCGGCCGGCAACAGGTCCGGCGTGAACTGGATGCGTTGGAACTCGGTGCCGATGGCCTGCGCCAGGGACGATACGGTAAGGGTCTTGGCCAGGCCGGGTACGCCTTCCAGCAGCACGTGACCGTCCCCGAGCAAACCGATGAGCAGCCGCTCCACCATATAGCGCTGGCCGACGACCACGCGGCCGATTTCGGCCAACAAGTCGTCCACGAAGGCACTTTCCTGGGCAATCCGGTCGTTTACGGCTGCGATATCGAATTGGGTCATGTCAGATGTTTTACAGTATTAACGCGTCGTGAATCCCGTTCGTGTGCGACTCCCGGAATTCATCCAGGAAAGACGGCAAGGAAAATGGTTGACCGACAATCAGCAACATGCCCTGCTCGCCGGTCTGGACCACCCCGTAAATCCCATCCAGGCTGAGTCGTTCCGCCTGGGCTACAGGTTCGGTGAAAACAGGCCGTGTGGTGGACCAGTCATTCACCTGCGATGCCTGCATGATCTTGAGGATGGCACCGAAGAACTGCCAGTCCTGGCGCCGGATGGCCACGGTCAGTTTCTGCACATTCCGGTTGGACGACACCAGAAACCGGACCACGGGTCGCAATCGGCCCGGGATGGCCGCCAACGCCGCGTCCAGGTCCTTGTGCTCCAGGTCCCGCAGTGTGACCATCCGGGAAAATCCGCCGCCCTGGAGTGCCGCTGTGGCACGCCTGGTGGCCTCCTTGCGCTCATCCATGCCCTTCGGCGGGAATTGGTTGGCTCCGCCCGTGTCGAGCAACACAAATCCCGGGCGCTGCCCCGACGGAACATCCAGGCGCAGGAATTCCCCGTTCTGCGTATCGATCAACACGAACGGCCCTTCGTCGGGGAGAGATGCGCCAATGGCGTAGGCCGGACTGAGCGGCATGCCGGCCACCCGGTCCAGAATGTTGCGGGCCCGTACCCGGACCTCGGCATCGGTCGACTCGATTCCGATAAGCGCCTCCACGGCCCGGATGAGCGCAATGCAGAATGCAGCATGGTACGCCATGCCCAATCCGGGAGGAATGGCCGCCACCACCGCGAGATCCACTTGCCAGGTGTCCCGGGCAAGCTCGGACAAGACGGCGGTCACCAGGGCCTCCAGCGGCGCATCGGACGTCTCATGGCGGTCGAACAGGAATACCTCCGGGCTCCCCTCCACCACCAGGCGCGAGTGTTCGGCCTTCGACGGGCGGATGGATACCGCAATTCCTTGCCGCAGCTGCAGCATCAGCGCGAATCCATCGAAGTAATGCGTGTGGTCCGCTATCAGCCCCACGGATCCATGGGCGAACGCGGCCTCGGGCACAGGGCCTTCCATCCCCAACCGGTCGACCATGAGCGACCGCGACCGCTCCAGATACTGGGTCGGCCGGAGCGATTCGTTCTCCTGCATGCGGTTCAGCGCGTACAGGAACGGCTTCACGAACGAAGGCGTGGATTTACTCAAATCTGTCCCCGGAGGAGACGGGGTATCCGTTCAGGAAATCTTGGGCTGGCAAACGGCGCTTGCCGGCTTGCTGGACCTCCAGGAGCTCCAGCAGACCGTCGGCGCATCCAATGAACAGGCGATTGTCCTCCACCCCCACCTCACCCGGGGCGGGGGGCGGGCCTTGAAGCAGGTCAGGCACTGGATCGGAGGGCCGTGCAAGATACAGTTTCAACAGGGTTCCGTCATGCATGGTCCAGGCTCCCGGATACGGGGACAGGCCACGGATATGATTGTGCACCCCGACCGCCGTTTGCGTCCAGTCCACGCGGCAATCATCCGGAAAAATCCGGGGAGCCGGCGTCGCCAGGGTATCGTCCTGTGGCTGGGCCTCGGCCGTGCCGTCCAGGATCATGCGCGTGGTTTCCACCACCGCTTCGGCCCCGAGGACCATCATCCGGTCGTGGACCGATCCGGCGGTCTCGTCCGGCCCGATGGGCATGGCACGTTTCAGGATGATGCTTCCGGTATCCACCTGTTCTTTCAGGAAGAACGTGGTGACCCCGGTTTC
Coding sequences:
- a CDS encoding sigma-70 family RNA polymerase sigma factor; translated protein: MQYDGLVTQLLVEHQNGNKEAADKLFELVYDELRGMARRELHFRSPGKTINTTGLVHEAYLKMFDRSDATWNDRVHFFSVTAKAMRQILVDYARRVKAKKRGGDVEHTELNASIISGSETPIDILDLDDAMKRLEEMNPRLSQIVECRYFGGMSIEETAALLDVSTRTVDRDWLKAKAFLYMALRGEV
- the smc gene encoding chromosome segregation protein SMC is translated as MYLSKLELHGFKSFAERTVVDFAPGVTCVVGPNGCGKSNVVDAVRWVIGEQRARILRSDKMDNVIFNGTSKRRSLGMAEVMLTIENTRGILPIEYSEVTIGRRLFRSGESEYLLNGVQCRLKDITDLFMDTGMGAGAYSVIELKMIEELLSDNTQDRRHLFEEAAGITKYKVRRGQTLRKLKSTQVDLDRVRDLTDELDKRVASLERQARKATKHKEYESRLHFLELSLAGLEYDELTGQQTTLSAERTSFAEQAAGLSAKVSAEEATHEALRADHVTREKAVSEAQTLLSDHTDKLRAAESDLRISTERLSTISRDMTRLAEEETTDAAQRDMLLRLKTRAEQDISDAQPAADVAEKSLTDARRIRDEAQNTQQRHQVKLHNLRLEERTVTTRRVEQQRQLDRLSSRLEVITAEMDERRTALEGLGAGDGDLETRLGEVRSRVDAAVTARKSAEKALNEALSSRSERNDALEGAREALRGAERALDAAGAEVALLEGLLGSFEDFGESVQFLAEESSWTSREMLTVADVVSCDDAVRPAVDAALGAWAGCIVVETDAEARAAVRALRSSEKGRVTFLVLERLARVEPSATQAASNVGSAVSSGSEASVSPLRAHVRTTSDRWAPLLDLLFHDAWLVEGDLDSVTADGSGRFFTASGEWADARGAWHAGGPAGGSSAAASRLGRREQLEVARRTRDACAERAEEARGAVDTARTALEALDIDALRRSLDERRATQVEAEKELARLDYEQETVVRRRQEIQTRLATLEDQRTATESELQSVTADLKKLTVQVAELQQKRGDAEAAFQDIEEASREAFGLFNEANITAVQTRNRLDNLRRDLARTTNDLENLDKRATDRQSTLATLTDQKATTEKRCATLSEQIRDLQEARGALDEAVSQARNRLMDTRVEISDLEVRLRDLRREKETAVKEESRREVRLAEIATRLEDLIRSVSEDFEVDLTAYEVDVDEDFNRAEAKREVHDLRNRIRQMGPVNALALESFEEEKERLTFLREQLDDLEKAESTLMTTITEINTTASRRFNETFGAIQENFRRLFADLFGEGAAADVVLQDESDPLESEIEIFAKPRGKKPSVLAQLSGGEKTLTAIALLFSIYLVKPSPFCILDEVDAPLDDANVDRFMQLIRTFSDSTQFVLVTHNKRTMEAADRMYGITMQEQGVSKLVGVKFEDGLQLVA
- a CDS encoding prolyl oligopeptidase family serine peptidase, which gives rise to MLVRLVAFVALVLLTFPAAGQQAALRTTAQQSELTVAKIMQEQTTWVGSSPRSVSWTEDGEWIHFWWNPQGAFPADSLFRVPAAGGEPEQVPAAERRDVQPLFSGWAHGSGTYTEDFRYKVFQDDGDLFVLDRQTGALDRLTTTVDVESGARFTPDGTGIVFQRGGQVYRLDRATGRVVQLTNLRSGKAPSDRNTDDAQDAWLRQQQIDLFDVVREQIQEREARDAQRDRDRTQDEAAWPPVHYYGDGFVVGLQVDPAERYASFQIGKRAEDKRTLVQNYVTESGYAEDLNARSKVGIEETGRPLFVQDLTTGDVVEVDFSQLPGMYDVVPLHRIEEGVAVDSSDARVVSASGPYWSPDGAWAVLDIFAEDNKDRWIARLDPSTGDLTVLDRQQDEAWIGGPGVRSWSGGIGWMPDGRTIHFQSERTGYSHLYTLDVVTGAVRQLTDGPFEVFSPQLSKDGRTWFFTSSEGSPFERHLFRMPVEGGTRTRLTETVGNHDATLHPDGDRAAILYSFTTQPPDLYVKAFGRQAERVTTSTTAEWRAYPWRTGEIVHIPASDGAEVPAQIFVPERPNGAAVLFVHGAGYLQNVHRWWSSYQREYMFHNMLADMGYTVLNVDYRASSGYGRDWRTAIYRWMGGRDLQDYVDASEYVGREHGIDPERVFIYGGSYGGFITLMALFTEPEHFGGGAALRSVTDWAHYNHGYTSNILNTPVTDSLAYVQSSPIYFADGLEDPLLMAHGVIDTNVQYQDIIRLAQRLIELGKIDWELASYPVEGHGFTEPSSWTDEYRRILELIQRSVGPD
- the hprK gene encoding HPr(Ser) kinase/phosphatase, encoding MSQRAPKTFKKDSITVAFAIEQLRKAVRVNIRPLNHVVDGERLITDASLHRPGLALAGYLDLFTHKRVQILGNTENRFLQHLEPERRREAFNNILKFAIPCLILTEDNELEKDLLDMATSAGVPVFSTPVPSTQFMYLLRDFLADQFALQQAVHGSLIDVYGIGLLIVGPPGIGKSEVALDLVERGHRLVADDVVMITRKEEEVLMGSGTDLVQHFMEIRGLGLVDVRAMFGVRAIRYQKRVEVVVNLHPWDSEEEYTRLGMVDEGYPVMGVELPLVKLPVTPGKNVTVLCEVIAMNHILRHYGYDPAKVFAERLATKIREKGSKTSGPSRGIEYFEHDYE
- a CDS encoding AAA family ATPase; translation: MTQFDIAAVNDRIAQESAFVDDLLAEIGRVVVGQRYMVERLLIGLLGDGHVLLEGVPGLAKTLTVSSLAQAIGTEFQRIQFTPDLLPADVLGTLIFNPKEGIFTIKKGPIFANIILADEINRSPAKVQSALLEAMQERQVTIGDKTFPLEAPFLVLATQNPIEQEGTYPLPEAQVDRFMMKIKVGYPTREEELEIMRRMARTGDKVAVKPVVSPARILSARSVLNDLYMDERVEQYIVDLVVATREPEKVGLGTLKPLIEYGASPRATINLNLAGRAHAFLQHRAYVTPEDIRSVAMDVMRHRVAVTYEAEAEEITSEEIVQRFLDSVEVP
- the fmt gene encoding methionyl-tRNA formyltransferase, which produces MKPRILFMGTPEFAVPSLNALCDAGLTPMAVVTAPDKPRGRGQRLSPTAVKAAALERGIDTILQPESVKDPAFAVQVRDLAPDVIVVVAFRILPAAVFTAARLGAFNLHGSLLPRWRGAAPINRAIMAGDTETGVTTFFLKEQVDTGSIILKRAMPIGPDETAGSVHDRMMVLGAEAVVETTRMILDGTAEAQPQDDTLATPAPRIFPDDCRVDWTQTAVGVHNHIRGLSPYPGAWTMHDGTLLKLYLARPSDPVPDLLQGPPPAPGEVGVEDNRLFIGCADGLLELLEVQQAGKRRLPAQDFLNGYPVSSGDRFE